The Christiangramia flava JLT2011 genome has a segment encoding these proteins:
- a CDS encoding universal stress protein, with the protein MKNIKNVLVALDLSEIDTKLIEYASFLAEKLSLEKVYFVHNIKKYEISELFAEQLKDINLDGLITEEIEDKLKNHFSATSETEILISEDHYTESLINYVANKYLIDLLIVGNKDHQTGTGVIPDKLLRLMKCDILAIPKNASEKLENIWIGTDFSKESRKSLQLGRFLKDKLQAQLTAAHVFNVPIQFSPYLDKEEMLPKIEKHTREKFSKFLSKNNEDLMETRIIRGRDSSVSTRLLEESMKNEADLLVVSDKGGNIFSSLLVGSVTDELFDSDLPLPLWVCK; encoded by the coding sequence ATGAAAAACATCAAAAACGTACTGGTCGCTTTAGATTTATCAGAAATAGACACGAAATTGATCGAATATGCCTCTTTTTTAGCGGAAAAACTCTCGCTGGAAAAAGTTTATTTTGTTCACAACATCAAGAAATATGAAATTTCAGAACTCTTTGCCGAGCAGCTGAAGGACATAAACCTGGACGGGCTGATCACCGAAGAAATTGAAGACAAACTGAAAAACCATTTTTCGGCCACTTCAGAAACCGAAATCCTGATCTCTGAAGATCATTATACCGAATCACTCATTAATTATGTCGCCAACAAGTACCTTATTGACCTGCTCATCGTTGGGAATAAGGACCATCAAACCGGTACCGGCGTGATTCCAGACAAACTCCTTCGGCTTATGAAATGTGATATTCTGGCAATACCTAAAAATGCTTCGGAAAAACTCGAAAACATCTGGATCGGGACCGATTTTTCAAAAGAATCGCGAAAAAGTTTACAGCTTGGACGTTTTCTGAAAGACAAACTGCAGGCCCAGCTTACGGCCGCTCACGTCTTCAATGTGCCCATTCAGTTTTCGCCTTATCTGGACAAAGAAGAAATGCTTCCGAAGATCGAAAAACACACCCGGGAAAAGTTCAGCAAATTCCTGAGCAAAAACAACGAAGACCTGATGGAAACCCGTATAATTCGCGGACGAGACAGCAGCGTTTCGACCAGGTTACTGGAAGAATCCATGAAAAATGAGGCCGATTTGCTGGTGGTAAGTGACAAAGGCGGGAACATCTTTTCCAGTTTACTGGTTGGAAGTGTGACTGATGAACTTTTTGACAGCGACCTTCCGCTTCCCCTCTGGGTTTGTAAATAA
- a CDS encoding BCCT family transporter: MAEKITRSDEKKSIFGLEVNGPVFFTSAIIIVASIVLTLIFKESAESFFSDLQTGVANNADWFYILAVNVFLVFLIFLAFSRFGNLRIGGQKAKPEFKTLSWFAMLFSAGMGIGLLFFGVGEPVMHFNSPPMAEAGTAAAAEEAMNFTFLHWGLHPWAVYALVGLALSYFTYSRGLPLTIRSIFYPFLGDRIYGRTGDIIDIFAVLATLFGLATSLGFGVQQIASGLNHVFGLADGIITQILLIAGITLIATTSVVLGVDKGVKVLSEWNMRIAVVLLLLALVLGPTLFIFRSFIENTGSYLYNFLHLATWSETFTGSSWQNDWTVFYWGWWIGWSPFVGMFIARISKGRTIREFILGVLLVPSLVTFFWMSAFGSAAIEQVMGGNDALTTAIDNDIATALFVFFQDYPLTTVINIVAVLLIAGFFITSSDSGSLVIDSLTSGGKIDAPVGQRIFWALTEGAVAATLLLGGGLQALQTATIVTGLPFAIILLIMCYSLYKGLREDLRKLDEKKDQKQMENYEEIVQEIVKKRNLKTTNTEKQ; this comes from the coding sequence ATGGCAGAAAAAATTACCAGAAGCGATGAAAAGAAATCTATTTTCGGTCTCGAGGTAAACGGCCCGGTGTTCTTTACCTCGGCGATCATCATCGTTGCAAGTATCGTTCTCACACTGATCTTTAAAGAAAGTGCAGAAAGTTTTTTTAGCGATCTCCAGACCGGGGTCGCCAATAATGCCGACTGGTTCTATATCCTGGCGGTGAACGTCTTCCTGGTTTTCCTGATCTTCCTGGCGTTTAGTCGCTTCGGAAATCTTCGGATCGGCGGACAAAAAGCCAAACCGGAATTCAAAACACTTTCCTGGTTCGCGATGCTTTTCAGTGCGGGAATGGGAATAGGCCTGCTCTTTTTCGGTGTAGGTGAACCGGTGATGCATTTTAACAGTCCGCCTATGGCAGAAGCCGGTACCGCAGCAGCCGCGGAAGAAGCCATGAATTTCACCTTTTTGCACTGGGGATTACACCCCTGGGCAGTCTATGCACTCGTGGGGCTGGCACTCTCCTATTTTACCTATTCTCGAGGTTTGCCACTCACCATACGTTCTATTTTCTACCCATTTCTTGGAGATCGCATCTACGGAAGGACCGGTGACATCATCGATATTTTTGCAGTGCTGGCGACTTTGTTCGGCCTGGCGACTTCGCTGGGTTTTGGTGTGCAGCAGATCGCTTCCGGTCTTAACCATGTTTTCGGGCTGGCAGACGGGATCATCACACAAATTTTACTCATTGCCGGGATTACCCTTATCGCGACCACTTCCGTAGTTCTGGGAGTAGACAAAGGCGTCAAGGTGCTTAGTGAATGGAACATGCGAATTGCCGTAGTCCTGCTGCTTCTCGCACTGGTATTGGGTCCAACGCTTTTCATTTTTAGATCGTTTATCGAAAACACGGGGAGCTACCTGTATAATTTTCTTCACCTTGCAACCTGGAGCGAAACCTTTACCGGCTCCTCCTGGCAAAATGACTGGACAGTATTCTACTGGGGCTGGTGGATTGGATGGTCTCCCTTCGTGGGAATGTTCATCGCGAGAATTTCCAAAGGAAGAACGATTAGAGAATTTATTTTAGGAGTACTGCTCGTACCATCGCTGGTAACTTTTTTCTGGATGTCGGCTTTTGGAAGCGCGGCGATAGAACAGGTTATGGGCGGGAATGATGCGCTCACCACGGCGATCGATAATGACATCGCTACGGCGCTGTTTGTTTTCTTCCAGGATTATCCTCTAACCACAGTGATCAATATCGTTGCCGTTCTGCTCATCGCCGGTTTCTTTATCACTTCTTCTGATTCAGGTTCGCTGGTGATAGACAGTTTGACTTCCGGCGGAAAGATAGATGCCCCGGTGGGCCAGCGTATTTTCTGGGCACTCACAGAAGGCGCGGTGGCTGCAACCTTACTGCTTGGCGGGGGGCTTCAGGCCTTACAAACCGCTACGATCGTGACCGGTTTGCCATTTGCCATTATCCTACTCATCATGTGCTATTCCCTGTATAAAGGCCTGCGGGAAGACCTGCGGAAACTGGATGAAAAGAAAGATCAGAAACAGATGGAAAATTATGAAGAGATCGTCCAGGAGATCGTCAAAAAAAGAAATTTGAAGACCACTAATACCGAAAAGCAATGA
- a CDS encoding winged helix-turn-helix domain-containing protein, with translation MKNIISNINKAFDHRIRLGIMSVLMVNEFADFKTLKELLGATDGNIASHTKALEKKNYIQVEKSFINRKPNTRYLATEKGKKAFQEHLEALEKLLSAPKDLENKN, from the coding sequence ATGAAGAATATCATCAGCAATATCAATAAAGCATTCGACCACCGCATCAGGTTGGGGATTATGAGCGTGCTTATGGTTAACGAATTTGCCGACTTTAAAACACTGAAGGAATTGCTCGGAGCGACAGATGGGAATATTGCCAGTCATACGAAGGCTTTGGAAAAAAAGAATTACATACAGGTAGAAAAATCGTTCATCAACCGTAAGCCCAATACCCGTTACCTGGCTACGGAAAAAGGCAAGAAAGCTTTCCAGGAACACCTGGAAGCCCTGGAGAAATTGCTCAGCGCACCAAAAGATCTGGAGAACAAGAACTAA
- the creD gene encoding cell envelope integrity protein CreD: MNDFNQKPNGNRFVHWLKNSITARMFVVGMLTLILMIPLFMVQDLIRERAARQQEVVGEISDKWGEELTVFGPVLKIPYRSFREKQIINANKDTSVESVAEIHYLYVFPEELKIDSKVDPQLKKRGIYQTAVYTSHTILSGNFQLPEVSEEDIPQEHILWEKARVIFETSNLKGVNDQLQIKFNGKDYEFTSRYQQSGKSPANRQLHLMESPVLAETKLTSEKALEFRMELSVNGSNEIAFVPVGKTTEAHIQSNWKTSSFTGNFLPYNEDKLSEEGFAAKWKILDINRPFPQEFNKTLPDLTEYAFGVNFMVPVDEYQKSERATKYGFLVIGLTFLLFFLIQTLSKIPIHPFQYLMIGLGLVMFYTLLISISEHSSFLKAYLIAGISVILMISLYSKSILQTWKFPIFIGISLLALYSFIYVIIQLESYALLVGSIGLFCILAGVMYVSRKIDWNNY; encoded by the coding sequence ATGAACGATTTCAATCAAAAACCGAATGGAAACCGCTTTGTTCACTGGCTCAAGAATTCTATTACCGCGAGGATGTTCGTGGTGGGCATGCTTACGCTCATTCTCATGATCCCGCTGTTCATGGTACAGGACCTCATCAGGGAACGCGCGGCACGACAGCAGGAAGTCGTGGGGGAGATCAGCGATAAATGGGGTGAAGAACTCACTGTTTTTGGACCTGTTCTGAAGATCCCTTATCGCAGTTTCCGCGAAAAACAGATCATTAATGCCAATAAAGACACTTCGGTGGAGAGCGTGGCAGAGATTCATTATTTATATGTATTTCCTGAAGAACTGAAAATCGATTCCAAAGTTGATCCACAGCTCAAAAAACGCGGAATCTATCAAACCGCGGTGTATACCAGTCATACCATCCTTTCCGGGAATTTTCAACTGCCTGAAGTTTCAGAAGAAGATATTCCGCAGGAGCATATATTATGGGAAAAGGCGCGGGTGATATTTGAAACTTCCAATTTGAAAGGGGTAAATGACCAGTTACAGATCAAATTTAATGGGAAAGATTATGAATTTACTTCGCGCTACCAGCAATCTGGAAAATCTCCGGCCAATCGCCAACTGCATTTGATGGAAAGTCCGGTGCTGGCTGAAACCAAGCTTACTTCAGAAAAAGCGCTGGAGTTCCGGATGGAACTTTCGGTGAACGGCAGCAACGAGATCGCTTTTGTTCCGGTTGGAAAAACCACGGAAGCACATATACAGTCGAACTGGAAAACCAGCAGTTTCACTGGAAATTTCCTTCCGTATAATGAAGACAAGCTGAGCGAGGAAGGTTTTGCCGCCAAATGGAAGATCCTGGATATCAATCGGCCATTTCCGCAGGAGTTCAACAAAACTCTACCCGATCTTACCGAATATGCCTTCGGGGTGAATTTCATGGTTCCGGTAGATGAATACCAGAAAAGCGAACGGGCTACGAAATACGGATTCCTGGTAATAGGTCTCACATTTTTGCTATTTTTCCTGATCCAGACATTAAGTAAAATCCCGATTCATCCGTTCCAGTATTTAATGATCGGCCTGGGACTCGTGATGTTCTACACCTTACTGATTTCCATTTCTGAACATAGCAGTTTCCTGAAAGCTTACCTTATTGCGGGAATTTCTGTGATCCTGATGATCAGCCTTTACTCCAAAAGTATCCTGCAAACCTGGAAATTCCCAATTTTCATTGGTATTTCCCTGCTAGCCCTCTATTCGTTCATTTACGTGATCATTCAGCTGGAGAGTTATGCCCTGCTGGTTGGCAGCATTGGCCTGTTCTGTATCCTTGCAGGTGTGATGTATGTGTCGAGAAAAATTGACTGGAATAATTATTAA
- a CDS encoding DUF1361 domain-containing protein, translated as MNVYTYLNRHKTLLLAGSCCCFLVLFRFVISLEYYYFFLIWNLFLAGIPFLLSEFISKTENFMATGILGMLWLLFLPNSFYVVTNLIHLQNSNRPYFDVFIIGSFAVLCCWLGFKSIQHMEQKFEILIPKTISWLIKIGVLFLCSFGIYLGRFLRYNSWNLLSDPYNLLEDCFSFLRFPVRHLEVWLFTLIFGLMLTGLYYIYLHLNPKNASE; from the coding sequence ATGAACGTATATACTTATCTCAACCGTCATAAAACACTGCTTCTGGCCGGAAGTTGCTGTTGCTTCCTGGTGCTTTTCCGCTTTGTTATTAGCCTGGAATATTATTATTTTTTCCTGATCTGGAATTTATTTTTGGCAGGAATCCCTTTTTTGCTTTCAGAGTTTATAAGCAAAACCGAAAATTTCATGGCAACAGGTATACTGGGCATGCTGTGGCTGCTGTTCCTCCCGAACAGTTTTTATGTGGTGACAAACCTGATCCATCTGCAAAATTCCAATCGGCCCTATTTTGATGTTTTCATAATTGGCAGTTTCGCAGTACTCTGCTGCTGGCTTGGTTTCAAATCGATACAACATATGGAACAAAAATTTGAAATACTGATTCCCAAAACTATAAGCTGGCTTATAAAAATTGGTGTGCTGTTTCTCTGTTCCTTCGGAATTTACCTCGGAAGATTTTTACGGTACAATTCCTGGAATCTTCTGAGCGATCCTTACAATCTTTTGGAGGACTGTTTCAGTTTCTTAAGATTTCCTGTTCGCCATCTCGAAGTCTGGCTGTTCACTTTAATTTTCGGGCTGATGCTTACCGGTCTTTATTATATTTATCTGCACCTAAACCCAAAAAATGCCTCTGAATAG
- a CDS encoding alpha/beta hydrolase family protein, producing MVKYLLALLILSTNILFAQKDSVSNKIPADLFFEKNLKSEFCISQDGKLYAEIFENNNSFKLRVIDIDDYVVLETIPLSDKKIYNLNWLNTNTLIFETYGRIYVIDKDGSNMRMLAGNIDYENSSSNFSKKIRFTEILHLLPEKEDEILIEAHDFYGYSNVETLNLFTGERTVVANGRDNDMNTWFIGPKGRVRLGAKLTEEGFEYFQKDYHYDEMQPVKFQINSKHYSMDTKGKSIMNRELSLEEFGYDENVVYLNSTIDSDKRILIKYDLQKRVVIDTIMKDATYDVGNFYGNDLNLFFNDDTQSLAGLRFEAMTPSYKWFDANYEKAHTILLNKYSAYFHDFIGVDDSRETFLVHQWSERRPGNICVLKTKDSSYTVMAVMNEELSKYNLTSVRPFVFKTRDSVQVSGYINLPDDYAKGKPVSLVVIPHVWPWARDYFNLDGFSQYFANRGYVTLRVNFRGSIGFGKKFLEAGVGGLDSVMIDDIIDGTKAAISSYQIDASNVFIFGHSYGGYAAYMSLIRYPGIFNSAVILSAPTDLKLAMKEMKQEDIRFGYDFWNTALGDKNNKYLKEISPINYASKLNAPMLIIHGRFDKTVSLSQAENMEEALKANNKDVELRIIENVGHSLEDSKSMGYILEMSDQFFEKHTDSNSAKTISGK from the coding sequence ATGGTCAAATATTTACTGGCACTGCTCATTTTGAGCACCAATATTTTATTCGCGCAAAAAGATTCAGTATCCAATAAAATTCCCGCTGATCTCTTCTTCGAAAAAAATCTCAAATCGGAATTCTGTATATCTCAAGACGGGAAACTATATGCTGAAATCTTTGAGAATAATAATAGCTTTAAGTTGCGGGTTATAGATATCGATGATTATGTTGTTCTGGAGACTATTCCGTTGAGTGATAAAAAAATTTATAATCTGAATTGGCTCAATACAAACACCCTTATTTTTGAAACATACGGAAGAATTTATGTGATCGATAAGGACGGCTCTAATATGAGGATGTTAGCCGGTAATATTGATTATGAGAATAGCAGCAGTAATTTCAGTAAAAAAATTCGCTTTACAGAAATTCTGCATCTATTGCCCGAGAAGGAAGATGAGATATTGATTGAGGCTCATGATTTTTATGGCTATTCTAATGTTGAAACATTGAATCTCTTTACTGGTGAACGTACAGTTGTTGCCAATGGTAGAGATAATGACATGAATACCTGGTTTATTGGACCAAAAGGCCGTGTTCGCCTTGGAGCAAAACTAACAGAGGAAGGGTTTGAGTATTTTCAAAAGGATTACCATTATGATGAAATGCAACCGGTAAAATTTCAGATCAATTCCAAACATTACAGCATGGATACTAAAGGCAAAAGTATCATGAATAGGGAATTGAGCTTGGAAGAATTTGGTTATGATGAGAATGTTGTTTATCTCAATTCTACTATAGATTCAGATAAAAGAATTCTGATCAAGTATGATCTTCAGAAACGAGTGGTCATTGATACAATCATGAAAGATGCAACGTATGATGTTGGTAACTTTTACGGAAATGACTTGAATCTATTTTTCAATGACGACACACAATCGCTTGCGGGATTAAGGTTTGAAGCAATGACTCCAAGTTATAAATGGTTTGATGCTAATTATGAGAAAGCACATACTATTTTGCTTAATAAATACAGCGCCTATTTCCATGATTTTATTGGTGTAGATGATAGTCGGGAAACTTTTTTGGTACATCAATGGAGCGAAAGAAGGCCTGGAAATATTTGTGTACTAAAAACAAAAGATTCTTCTTACACAGTAATGGCAGTAATGAACGAGGAGCTAAGCAAATATAACTTAACCTCTGTAAGACCATTTGTTTTCAAAACAAGAGACTCTGTTCAGGTTTCTGGTTATATCAATTTACCAGATGATTATGCGAAGGGAAAGCCTGTTTCACTAGTAGTGATACCTCATGTTTGGCCTTGGGCACGCGATTATTTTAATCTGGATGGATTCTCTCAATATTTTGCGAATAGAGGTTATGTTACCCTAAGGGTTAATTTTCGCGGTTCTATAGGTTTTGGGAAGAAATTTTTAGAAGCAGGAGTAGGGGGATTGGACAGTGTGATGATAGATGATATCATAGATGGAACAAAAGCGGCTATTTCCAGTTACCAGATCGATGCGTCAAATGTGTTTATTTTTGGTCATAGTTATGGCGGCTATGCGGCTTATATGAGTTTGATTCGTTACCCCGGAATCTTCAATAGTGCTGTGATACTTTCAGCGCCTACAGATCTAAAATTGGCCATGAAAGAAATGAAACAGGAAGATATTCGTTTCGGATATGATTTCTGGAATACCGCTCTTGGAGATAAGAATAATAAATATCTAAAAGAAATTTCACCAATTAATTATGCTTCAAAACTTAATGCGCCAATGTTAATTATTCATGGACGCTTTGACAAAACTGTTTCACTGAGCCAGGCTGAAAATATGGAAGAGGCTTTGAAAGCGAACAATAAAGATGTGGAATTGAGAATAATTGAGAATGTTGGTCATAGTCTGGAAGACAGTAAAAGCATGGGATATATTTTAGAGATGTCTGATCAGTTTTTTGAAAAGCATACAGATTCAAATTCTGCCAAAACCATTTCTGGAAAATAA
- a CDS encoding TlpA disulfide reductase family protein gives MKKLTYLALAGLLTAAVSCNDQPEEDQGREIGKLHLSKSHLKPGDQVEIAYQRDGDSSEAPKAYAYYLVGSNYYPVDIELKDSSAKWMGKLQIPDSVQAVSFHFKRGEKWESNDKKGYVVALEDEENQPVAGAHASMGFFYASQGERYNIKNDSAVAMISKQMESDEDFLNQNDARYGYLLNNENSEKGQKFTESRIAYYESKDSLQAEDYSKLATFYRMHNERSKSDSITQLGIKNFPKSDLAKSDYQDKFYKTKGIANREKILAEFNEKVGAKDRTYEFMTYYLARDYAADKNYEKFYSYADSIENRQLRASLYNAVAWDLVTQDKDLEQAAEISEKSVALLKKVKDDPKEKSESYTKSQFEDDLDYNTRMFQDTHAFAEFKLGNKEKALEIMEEAYTDQISGEMTERYIQFLIANENYEKAQEKAEEILAQNRGTEKIKEYLKESYIQNEGSEADFDTYLAGIEDRANENAKEELVDQMLDEEAPAFTMKDLEGNEITLADLKGKTVILDFWATWCGPCKRSFPGMKMAVEQYGNDENVEFLFVDTFEDMPDRKDKLSDFISENDYPFHVVIDQKTSETSNKYKTASDYAITGIPTKVIIGPDGKMKFKLVGYNGNNDQLLQEIGMMIELLEEPVSPQA, from the coding sequence ATGAAAAAATTGACTTACCTGGCGTTGGCAGGACTGCTAACAGCCGCCGTATCCTGTAATGATCAACCCGAAGAAGATCAGGGCAGGGAAATAGGCAAATTACATCTGTCAAAGAGCCATTTAAAACCCGGTGACCAGGTGGAAATTGCTTACCAGCGAGATGGAGATTCCTCCGAGGCGCCTAAAGCCTATGCCTACTATCTTGTAGGCTCCAATTACTATCCAGTTGATATTGAGCTGAAAGATTCTTCTGCCAAATGGATGGGAAAATTGCAAATTCCAGATAGTGTTCAGGCTGTAAGCTTCCATTTCAAGAGGGGCGAAAAATGGGAATCCAACGATAAAAAAGGCTACGTCGTCGCACTGGAAGATGAGGAAAATCAACCGGTTGCCGGCGCCCACGCAAGCATGGGATTCTTTTACGCCTCCCAGGGAGAACGCTATAATATCAAGAATGATTCAGCCGTTGCCATGATCTCCAAACAAATGGAAAGCGATGAAGATTTTCTGAACCAAAATGATGCCCGCTACGGATACCTGCTCAACAACGAAAATTCAGAAAAAGGGCAAAAATTTACCGAGTCCAGAATTGCCTATTATGAAAGTAAGGATTCTCTTCAGGCTGAAGATTACAGCAAACTTGCCACGTTTTACCGAATGCACAACGAGCGATCCAAATCAGATTCTATCACGCAACTGGGCATCAAAAATTTTCCGAAGAGCGACCTGGCAAAAAGCGATTATCAGGACAAATTCTACAAAACAAAAGGTATTGCCAACCGCGAAAAAATCCTGGCCGAATTCAATGAAAAAGTTGGAGCGAAAGACAGGACCTATGAATTCATGACGTATTACCTCGCACGCGATTATGCCGCAGACAAGAACTATGAAAAATTCTACTCTTATGCTGATTCTATCGAAAACCGGCAATTGCGCGCCTCACTTTATAACGCTGTCGCATGGGACCTGGTGACGCAGGATAAAGATCTTGAACAGGCAGCGGAAATTTCAGAAAAATCGGTAGCTCTTTTGAAAAAGGTCAAAGATGACCCGAAGGAAAAGTCAGAATCTTATACCAAAAGTCAGTTTGAAGACGATCTGGATTACAACACCCGCATGTTCCAGGATACCCATGCTTTTGCGGAGTTCAAACTGGGTAACAAGGAGAAAGCCCTGGAAATTATGGAAGAGGCCTATACCGATCAGATTTCCGGTGAGATGACTGAGCGTTATATACAGTTCCTGATCGCGAACGAGAACTATGAAAAGGCGCAGGAAAAAGCCGAAGAAATCCTGGCTCAGAATCGCGGAACCGAAAAGATTAAGGAGTATTTAAAGGAATCTTATATCCAAAATGAAGGATCTGAAGCAGATTTTGATACTTACCTGGCTGGGATCGAGGATCGGGCAAATGAAAACGCCAAGGAAGAACTGGTGGACCAAATGCTGGATGAAGAAGCTCCTGCTTTCACGATGAAAGACCTGGAAGGCAACGAGATCACCCTGGCCGATCTAAAAGGAAAAACCGTTATCCTGGATTTTTGGGCAACCTGGTGCGGACCTTGCAAGCGCTCCTTTCCCGGTATGAAGATGGCCGTGGAACAATATGGAAATGACGAAAATGTAGAGTTCCTGTTCGTAGATACTTTTGAAGATATGCCCGACCGAAAGGATAAGTTAAGCGATTTCATTTCTGAAAATGACTATCCGTTCCATGTGGTGATAGACCAGAAGACGAGCGAGACCAGTAACAAGTATAAGACGGCCAGTGACTACGCCATTACCGGCATACCTACCAAGGTTATTATTGGACCCGATGGAAAAATGAAATTTAAATTGGTGGGTTATAATGGCAACAACGACCAGCTGCTTCAGGAGATCGGTATGATGATCGAACTGTTAGAAGAACCAGTTTCCCCACAAGCCTGA
- a CDS encoding DoxX family protein: protein MNILSSFEQFHGDIRRNKWMRFFTTFLRIALAYAFLMAGLTKVIGERFTSLSNNHPMGHYLEALYHTGFYYTFIGVAQMLAGLLLLVPRTALLGAILYFPIILNICILSYAVRFEGSVLTTPLMVLANLYLICWDFHRWKYVLPHRPTTIKAAFPEIYSQTNRFPFKFLTMILVTLVIVVGLIFTMSQKANMPRNSFPECLTQCPDSSNPEACKSFCECIHENGNSLENCLEAYGTKFSK, encoded by the coding sequence ATGAATATTCTAAGCAGTTTTGAGCAATTCCATGGCGATATCAGAAGAAATAAATGGATGCGGTTTTTCACCACTTTTCTTCGGATAGCCCTGGCCTATGCATTTTTGATGGCCGGTCTCACAAAGGTTATTGGAGAGCGATTTACCTCGCTCTCCAATAACCACCCGATGGGGCATTACCTGGAGGCACTTTATCACACGGGTTTTTACTACACCTTTATTGGTGTGGCGCAAATGCTCGCCGGCCTGTTGCTCCTGGTCCCCCGCACGGCATTGCTTGGAGCCATACTTTATTTCCCGATCATTCTGAATATCTGTATTCTTTCTTACGCGGTAAGATTTGAAGGTTCTGTGCTCACCACTCCGCTAATGGTTTTGGCAAATTTATACCTGATCTGCTGGGATTTTCATCGTTGGAAGTATGTGCTTCCGCATAGACCCACAACTATAAAAGCTGCCTTTCCCGAAATCTACAGCCAAACGAATCGATTTCCTTTCAAATTTCTGACTATGATTTTGGTGACTTTAGTGATCGTGGTAGGACTAATTTTTACCATGAGCCAAAAAGCGAATATGCCGAGAAATTCTTTTCCGGAATGCCTAACGCAATGCCCTGACAGCAGTAATCCGGAGGCCTGTAAATCTTTTTGTGAGTGCATCCACGAAAATGGCAATTCTCTCGAGAACTGCCTGGAAGCATACGGAACCAAATTTTCCAAATAA
- a CDS encoding DUF2809 domain-containing protein — MPLNRKSKKTYFAACMVLLIIEIFIAVWVRDKFVRPYLGDFLVVILIYTFLMMISRISVVKGLFAVLLFSFAVEFFQLINIVKVLQYQPPKIVMIILGSSFSAWDLLAYFLGIVFTGLLEFLFSRNGFGRI; from the coding sequence ATGCCTCTGAATAGAAAGTCTAAAAAAACCTATTTTGCAGCTTGTATGGTACTGCTGATCATCGAAATTTTTATTGCAGTTTGGGTACGAGATAAGTTTGTAAGACCATATTTAGGTGATTTCCTGGTGGTGATCCTGATCTATACTTTTTTGATGATGATCAGCAGGATTTCAGTTGTAAAAGGCTTATTCGCAGTATTGCTTTTTTCGTTTGCTGTTGAATTTTTCCAATTGATCAATATCGTCAAAGTACTGCAATACCAACCACCGAAGATCGTCATGATCATCCTCGGAAGCAGCTTTTCTGCCTGGGATCTGCTGGCTTATTTTCTTGGAATTGTCTTTACGGGATTGCTGGAATTTTTATTTTCCAGAAATGGTTTTGGCAGAATTTGA
- a CDS encoding oxygenase MpaB family protein, which produces MKKELFVAEDSIVREIWGKSDTILFIFAGASAEFALNKAVDWLYFTGRLPKDPLGRLFSTVDYARQIVFSDKETALRAIENMNRIHASVGQQRGSHIPQWAYRDVLFMLIDYSIKAYELLERPLEISEKKEVFKVFWEVGLRMGIQELPVNFEYYQTSRSLHLQQHLLRGEFTDDLYRQYRKHLGWTRYRMLLETQILILPEVVRKQLGLRKFSILSLFLFAYKFSRNFHLDEFLKAMILPSDYKKEIRALDRISTH; this is translated from the coding sequence ATGAAAAAAGAACTTTTTGTAGCCGAAGATTCCATCGTTCGTGAAATCTGGGGAAAAAGCGATACCATCCTGTTCATATTTGCAGGAGCTTCAGCTGAATTTGCACTGAATAAAGCCGTAGACTGGCTGTATTTTACGGGAAGACTTCCGAAAGATCCGCTTGGCCGACTTTTTTCCACCGTAGATTATGCACGTCAAATTGTTTTTTCCGATAAAGAAACAGCCCTGCGTGCCATTGAAAATATGAATCGCATCCACGCCTCCGTAGGGCAGCAACGCGGCAGCCATATCCCGCAGTGGGCTTACCGGGACGTACTTTTTATGCTCATTGACTATTCGATCAAAGCCTACGAATTGCTGGAAAGACCACTGGAAATTTCTGAAAAAAAGGAAGTTTTCAAAGTTTTCTGGGAAGTAGGCCTGCGAATGGGAATCCAGGAACTCCCGGTCAATTTTGAATATTATCAAACATCCAGGAGCCTTCATCTTCAGCAGCATTTGCTGCGCGGAGAATTCACAGATGATTTGTACCGGCAGTACCGCAAACATTTAGGCTGGACACGCTACCGGATGCTGCTGGAAACTCAAATTCTCATCCTTCCGGAAGTGGTAAGAAAGCAGCTGGGACTTCGGAAATTTTCAATCCTGAGCCTGTTCCTATTCGCTTACAAATTCAGCAGAAATTTTCACCTGGACGAATTTCTGAAGGCTATGATCCTGCCTTCCGATTATAAAAAAGAGATCCGCGCGCTTGACCGCATCAGTACTCATTAA